The Lycium ferocissimum isolate CSIRO_LF1 chromosome 8, AGI_CSIRO_Lferr_CH_V1, whole genome shotgun sequence DNA segment TATAAAAGAAACATCTTTTTATGGACTTCAATTTGGAAATCACCCATGTGTTCCACTACAAAAATCAGCACAAAATTATCTGTTGATGCCCAAAACTGCAAAAACAGAAACAAAAGTCTTTTGTTCCAAGTTCTTGGTCCCAATAGGAGGTAAAAGGGTGAGGACATCTGGTTCTGTCTCTGTGATGTGCCAGGTTATACCACTACAAGCAAGTGAAAACAAGGTTCGGATATCTAAAGCTATGCACAGTTATCCTGTTACAGTAAATCCCAGATAATAAGCATACTTTTTCCATCAGTAAAATAAGTGAGCAAATTAGCATACTTTTCCAGTGAAACCAAAATTTAGGGGAATTTCGTCTGTTGACTGCAACATCAATTCCATGTGCACACGCCCCGGTGTACACGTGGTTGCACGTGTCCCATGAGCAGGCCCTGTACCACCTCCCACCATTGTAGTGATTCCTACAACGGCCGAAAAGAAGGAAACAAGACAAGAAGTTAAATACAAAGACAAGCAATCTATCACTTCGCTCCTCTTTCCTAAAACACAATAGATTAAGCTTGTTTTACAGAAAATTAAGCCACTTAAGACTCAGCCTATTGGGAAAACAACTAATATAAAACCTCTTCTACTTCAGCTTGCTAATCTGATTATCCATATGAGAAAATGATCCTTATTGCATCCGAATGTATGTGGTTCCAGAAATAATAAGtcagttaaaaaaaatcagtttatGAATGGACTGCCAAAACTGCGGATACCTAACTCTTTTTCATGATTTGCTTAGATCCAAAGGTAGAGCATCAGACAATCAACATCATCTACCATTTAATCTCatacttaatatgactatcagCACGTACACTACAACCCAGCATATGTACTTTTTTCATTGAGGATGAATAATAACTTGACTATCAGCACGTACGCTACAACCCAGCTTATGCACTTTGTTCATTGCGGATGAATAATAACTTTCAGCCGCCAAAATCTTTGAGGTCTCTTTTGAAGGTGAGTTAAGACCATATCACACAGAAAAGAAAGGGAGGGAGAAAAAAAAGGCAACAGTATTCTCTAACATTCAATCAAATTGGATGATTATCTCCAAAAGAACACCAAACACTAGAGAAAATCTGCTCAGTTTGATAGTGATTGCACATACCAAAGACAGGAGGTTACTACATAAACCTGGAACACTACAAGAGCATGAGCTATCATATTGTTTACATATCTAGCTAGACACAATTGTTACATAAAAAACAAAAGCATGTAATAGCAATTTTCGAagggaaataaaaaattacattatagaTTATAAAGTTTACCACTTGATATTGCCTCATATGCCAGTTGAGGGCATATAAAGTGCACATGACAATCTATAGCTCCAGCTGTTACAATCATTCCTTCGCCAGCAATAACCTCAGTGTTAACCTGAAAGATCAGGAGTCATTAGCTTCACATTCTAGTGACTTCTGCCAACTTAACATTAGAATATTCCAGACTTACCCCAATTACCGTATAAACATCCATGACATCTGGGTTACCTGCCTTACAAAGGGAAACAATACGACCATCTTTAATTCCAATATCGCACTTGAAAATCGCTGTATAGTCAATCACTACAGCATTTGTTATAACAGTATCCAAACAATCTGCTGAAGGATATCCACATGCCTGACCCATTCCATCTCTTAGAACTTTTCCACCCCCAAACACGCACTCATCACCATAGACACTGAAGTCTTTCTCAATCTCAGCAAATAGATCAGTATCGCCTAGGCGTATTCTGTCTCCAGTGGTGGGGCCATACATGTTGCCATATGCCTCATGAGACATCgaaaaagaaaagcaagatTCTTCTCCTACAACACCTTCCCTGCAAAATACTTTTCAAGCTAAGATATCCCTTTTTCTTGCATCTACATTAACTAAGCAACTCAATCAAGTACTCCAAATTTTCAGGAACGTTCTGAGAGAAAAAAGCTGATGTAACAATACTACCAGACCTTGCATTTGGTTCTTCCAAATGACCAAATCCTCCATCACTCAGAGCTCCCATTACTGTCATAACTTTTGCATCATCAACTGGACCATCAGCAATTGCATTGCCTCCTCTGATCACTTGTTTGCCACTAGTCCTAACAAGAACAACGCTCTTTGTTTCTCCTGGCtaaaaaaatgatgaacattTGTCAACTCCAATCATAAGCCagcagaaattgaagagaaaattgATGTCAAATTTTCTTAACATGTTTGAGCACCACTACATGACAAGATAAAGGACACAACTGGAGATGAGCAAATAAAAAACATCTAAGCACGGAAAGGTTACTGCTTAATTTATGCACGCTATTACTCACCGACGATACTGTTAATTGTCTGTAAATGAAATATTTGACAAGTTCTCAGTTGAATATTGATGCCTTTTTGGTCTATTTAACCTGGGGTATCATGTCAATTCGCCATTCTTCATCAAGGAGCTTTTTAGatccaaatcacaaatttgACGAAGCCATAACATATAAGTACTAGTTTTATAGGCATATCTCAGGTACGTGCTCTAAGAAAGGTAGGTAGACTATTCTTACAGGTATCTCTTTCTCCACAAATTTGCTATAAGTGGAGCCACTAGCTCATTTACTCTATAATTAGATGCTTAATTATAAACAAGAAAAGTGCCTCAACTCCTGCAAGCATTCATTTTTTTCCGGTACATGTTCCTGATAAAGCAATATGTCCAACATGTCTTAATCTCTCCCACAAATCAATGCCCAAGCCAATTATGGAAAATCCCAACTCAGAACCAAGCTCAAGTAGCATGGTTGTACGTAACTCCACGAGCCGACATAAGTTTCTAACCACCCATATTAATAAAGTGAATATTACAGGCAGAAGAGATGTTCAGAAAAAAAGATATGTGTTTGTTGCTTTTGCAAAGCTTTTTGCATCCTTGCAAAAGCCAAGACATAGATGAAGTGAAGTGTTGCTTTGAAGCTAAAATGGTCAGAAGTCTCACTTCAAACCTCGTAGCTGTTCCTGCAGGTATATTTAAACGCATGCCATGTGCTCTCCTTCGATCAAATATCAAGGATGGATTGACCTCGATAAAGTGATAGTGGCTGCCAACCTGGAAACATTATAGTACTGTTACCCTCTTTTCCgcatctttcatttcaaataaGAAGGATCGGAAGTTTCAGATTGACTCATTAGAAATTAAATTCACGACAGTCAACCCCATTTCATATCTGGATACTGGATGTACTACATCTTTAGAAGAAAAGCATGATCACACACTTGGAACAGAAAAAGCACAGGATCCAGGAGTTACCAACCTACAGTCACCTAATAAACAGAAAACTTAATGAATTAAGACAAATAATATGAAACTTCTTTCAGCAACAGATGTAGCATCACTACACTAGCTATGTCCCCTTCTATATTTTAGTAAGTCGTGCCGGATACATTTGGGCACAACTTAGAAACTAACAGGATAACTCAAATATTTCTCTTCCAATAGTGTCTTATCTATCTTTCCataatctttttctttatcCTTTTGGAGGGTCGGGAGTGGGCTTACAGGGATCGAGCAGCGCAATACAGTAATGCATATAAGAGGGAAGAAATTCAATAAAGACAATCACCTGAATTGGTCTGTCACCTGTATTAGTGACTTTGAGAATTACAGCCTTTCTTTGAGGATTAAGGACAATAAGTCCACCTCCAAAGCACATCTGACCAGGAATTTTACTATCTTCTATCTCTGGAAACTTGTCTTGAGGAGGAACTGCAAAATGATACCTTTCAAACAATAAGTGTGTGAAAGAAGCCATTCTTATCGAATATACTTTACTTCCAGAACAGCATAATGCTAAATATATTCCTGAAATTACAATGAGTCCAGTGGAGAAATCACTTTAATGGCAAAAACTTGCTCAGAGATTACAAAGGGTAGCTCAAATGAAGCCGCTACTAATACACTTAGGTTAAAGTATCATATGGGTCTAAAAGGATCAGGATATCTATTCACAAGAGGTACCGCTAAGTTTCTGCACACAGCAGGAGGGAAATTCTTAGTTGTGAAAATTGCTCCAGATGACAGCCAGCCCCTCCCAAGACCCAAACCATGTCCTAAGAGACAGAACCAGGGTGGGTAGGAGAATTTAGACGGACAAGCCAGTGAATGGAAACTCTAAGATTAGGGAAGAATTACCCAccaaattcaagtagaaatgggCTCTGGGGCACTTGATCTACAACTTAACTTTGAAAATTGGAAATTCAGATCAACGACAGGTCACGTAAGTCAGCAAGCATCAAACTCGACAAAGAGGACCTTTTTCATACAAGTGAAATAATGCTTCCACCAAATTCAAGTTCTAGtcaaataacatttttttcaaCTACTCATATCTCTTCCAAAAGATCCATTTCTACAGCAAAGAGTAAAACCATGGTTCTTGCCAATGAAAGAAAATTACAGTTGAAGATGCTAAAAAAACAGTATGTGACAAGATTACCAGGAAGGAAAGAACCGTGCAGAGCTAGATCCAGATTTCCGTTTTCACATGCTATAGGGTCATGGATGCTGATTAATTTTGTTCCATCTGGAAAGGTCCCCTCTACCTAAATTACATTACCACTGAATAGTCACCAGATGCCTTGACAAGGACAATCAGCAATCAAATGGTAAATGTATAGTACCTGAACACTATCCAACAGATGAGGAACAGTTGGAAGAACTTGTCTCCTGACAACCAAAAAGTTAATTGTAAGCCCATTGATCTTCGTCAAAAGCATGCAGTCAttcaactaattttttttttttttttgcggcaTTTCAGTTCACTCATATTGATTTCACCTACGATCGAGTAACATGCACAGTTCTGATGATACACTCTTTACATTATCCACGTTTACTTATTGAATCCATTCCTCCATTTTCTAGGTGCATGACTTTTTCACTTCCTGGTGCCAAggcaataatattttttttaccaaGAAATATACCCCCAAACAAGCCTTCTTGCAAGTAGTCTCACTCAACAATCTGAATGCTGATGCATACGATACTGCTATGCTCAAATAATGCTATTTCCTGCAACTTCTTTCCTGGGTCAGTTCAAACTGTTTTCTTTCTTACTTGGacatttggaattttgaagtgtTTTTCTCGCCTTATGACATCTCTATAGAGAAAGCAATGCAATCGGCCTGTTCAAAAATGGTTCTCCAATTAACTATAAACCCTTTTTTACATAGCATGGGTAGCATTAATCTCATAGATCATTAAACTACATGGTGTCTGCTGTCTTGTGCAGTTTACCTTCCCAGTAATTGTCTCCCCATATCCATCAGCTCG contains these protein-coding regions:
- the LOC132067264 gene encoding urease isoform X3 produces the protein MVLEFVRDGDKSVAELMDMGRQLLGRRQVLPTVPHLLDSVQVEGTFPDGTKLISIHDPIACENGNLDLALHGSFLPVPPQDKFPEIEDSKIPGQMCFGGGLIVLNPQRKAVILKVTNTGDRPIQVGSHYHFIEVNPSLIFDRRRAHGMRLNIPAGTATRFEPGETKSVVLVRTSGKQVIRGGNAIADGPVDDAKVMTVMGALSDGGFGHLEEPNAREGVVGEESCFSFSMSHEAYGNMYGPTTGDRIRLGDTDLFAEIEKDFSVYGDECVFGGGKVLRDGMGQACGYPSADCLDTVITNAVVIDYTAIFKCDIGIKDGRIVSLCKAGNPDVMDVYTVIGVNTEVIAGEGMIVTAGAIDCHVHFICPQLAYEAISSGITTMVGGGTGPAHGTRATTCTPGRVHMELMLQSTDEIPLNFGFTGKGNSSKADGLHEIIKAGAMGLKLHEDWGTTPAAIDMCLAVADQYDIQVNIHTDTLNESGFVEHTIAAFKGRTIHTYHSEGAGGGHAPDIIKVCGVKNVIPSSTNPTRPFTSNTVDEHLDMLMVCHHLNRDIREDVAFAESRIRAETIAAEDILHDMGAISIISSDSQAMGRIGEVICRTWQTAHKMKSFRGPLDINGSDNDNFRIKRYIAKYTINPAIANGISQYVGSVEVGKLADLVVWKPSFFGAKPEMVIKGGVIAWSNMGDPNASIPTPEPVLMRPMFGAFSKAASTNSIAFVSKASLDAGIKDSYGLNKRVEAVSNVRNISKLDMKLNNALPDINVDPETYTVTADGTVLTCPPATTVPLSRNYFLF
- the LOC132067264 gene encoding urease isoform X4, with the translated sequence MLLDRRRQVLPTVPHLLDSVQVEGTFPDGTKLISIHDPIACENGNLDLALHGSFLPVPPQDKFPEIEDSKIPGQMCFGGGLIVLNPQRKAVILKVTNTGDRPIQVGSHYHFIEVNPSLIFDRRRAHGMRLNIPAGTATRFEPGETKSVVLVRTSGKQVIRGGNAIADGPVDDAKVMTVMGALSDGGFGHLEEPNAREGVVGEESCFSFSMSHEAYGNMYGPTTGDRIRLGDTDLFAEIEKDFSVYGDECVFGGGKVLRDGMGQACGYPSADCLDTVITNAVVIDYTAIFKCDIGIKDGRIVSLCKAGNPDVMDVYTVIGVNTEVIAGEGMIVTAGAIDCHVHFICPQLAYEAISSGITTMVGGGTGPAHGTRATTCTPGRVHMELMLQSTDEIPLNFGFTGKGNSSKADGLHEIIKAGAMGLKLHEDWGTTPAAIDMCLAVADQYDIQVNIHTDTLNESGFVEHTIAAFKGRTIHTYHSEGAGGGHAPDIIKVCGVKNVIPSSTNPTRPFTSNTVDEHLDMLMVCHHLNRDIREDVAFAESRIRAETIAAEDILHDMGAISIISSDSQAMGRIGEVICRTWQTAHKMKSFRGPLDINGSDNDNFRIKRYIAKYTINPAIANGISQYVGSVEVGKLADLVVWKPSFFGAKPEMVIKGGVIAWSNMGDPNASIPTPEPVLMRPMFGAFSKAASTNSIAFVSKASLDAGIKDSYGLNKRVEAVSNVRNISKLDMKLNNALPDINVDPETYTVTADGTVLTCPPATTVPLSRNYFLF